The following proteins are encoded in a genomic region of Gossypium hirsutum isolate 1008001.06 chromosome D05, Gossypium_hirsutum_v2.1, whole genome shotgun sequence:
- the LOC107942030 gene encoding probable calcium-binding protein CML29, translating to MAQLGSSLSAETETLSNVLSLVEAFRAFDSDNDGAINAAELGGILSSLGYNASEQDVRAMMREGDTNKDGLLSMEEFLEMNTKDMELGELANFLRTAFQAFEVEGDDALTAADLYEVMGNLGIDQLSLEDCQSVIASMDADGDGAVSLEDFRLIINSLF from the coding sequence ATGGCTCAACTAGGGTCGTCTCTGTCAGCAGAAACCGAGACACTGAGCAATGTCCTAAGCCTGGTGGAGGCCTTCAGAGCATTTGATTCAGACAACGATGGCGCAATCAATGCTGCAGAGCTAGGGGGAATCCTGAGTTCGCTGGGGTACAACGCTAGCGAGCAAGACGTGAGGGCCATGATGCGAGAAGGGGACACCAACAAGGACGGATTGCTGAGCATGGAAGAGTTCCTAGAGATGAACACCAAGGACATGGAGCTTGGGGAGCTTGCCAATTTCCTCAGGACCGCTTTCCAAGCTTTTGAAGTCGAAGGGGATGATGCTTTGACAGCTGCCGACTTGTATGAGGTTATGGGGAACCTTGGCATCGATCAGCTTTCCTTGGAGGATTGCCAGAGTGTTATTGCCTCCATGGATGCTGATGGTGATGGAGCTGTTAGCTTGGAGGACTTCAGACTCATAATTAATTCCTTATTTTAG